The Chloroherpetonaceae bacterium genome window below encodes:
- a CDS encoding TonB-dependent receptor — translation MKKNLFFSIIFIHSFNFFCLSSNLYAQSDSSLTVGSVVGRIFDKSTKEEVIGASVRVVGTAIGTKTNVNGRFTLTKIPVGTYQLLITAVGYESLYRSDVVVSTGRPFSVVIELVEKDSETAEVEVVADYFSRKKTDSPTSEQTLSYEEIRRFPGGFEDVVRAISTLPGVAQVQNGRNDLLVRGGAPSENLFLIDGVESPNINHFGTQGAGGGPLSFVNLDFVRDVSFSTGGFGTKYGDKVSSVLTLDLRNGRDDRLGGKLNLSASQFGANIEGPLSQNGQFLFSARRSYLDLIFKAAGFAFVPEYYDFLGKFNFNLGDGNEISGVGIGVINNVRQFTDTEEQRFDNATLLDNTQYQIVAGVTWKKLFKGGYVSTTLGRTRIDYRFRQRDSLLVTFFQNNSIEDEFNLRSDAFITLGEKTELSFGFQAKTIGFDADIQLNPTANSAPFAPLALTKSDRFFKGALYAQIGESLGDFRFTLGARADYFSPIQTKLYPSLRSSVSYRLFEKSTLSVSGGRYFQSPSYIWLVANSENLNLKSIQTDVGIVGFEQIVGADWKFSVEGYFKNYSNYPTNTRLRFLTLANTGAGFGGSEEGFTSFGLDRLTSEGNGRAYGFEVFAQKKLSETRFYGIASFSVNWARFTALDGVERAGNFDQRLLFNLSGGYKIDEDWEVGTRFRFATGRPFTEVGADGDATYGFRRTNIDPMFFNAGRLPSSYALDIRVDKRWQFTDWTLITYIDIQNITNQKNADQPRWDVRNNQILDDSPLGLLPTIGINAEF, via the coding sequence ATGAAAAAAAACTTATTCTTCTCAATAATATTTATTCACTCGTTTAATTTTTTCTGTCTTTCATCCAATCTTTACGCACAATCTGATTCAAGTCTTACGGTAGGATCTGTAGTCGGGAGAATTTTCGATAAATCAACAAAAGAGGAAGTCATAGGCGCTTCGGTTCGGGTTGTCGGTACGGCAATTGGAACAAAAACCAATGTCAACGGTCGATTCACTCTTACAAAAATTCCCGTTGGAACTTATCAACTTTTGATAACTGCGGTGGGATACGAAAGCTTGTACCGTTCAGATGTTGTGGTATCTACGGGTCGCCCTTTTTCGGTGGTCATTGAACTTGTAGAAAAGGATTCTGAAACAGCTGAAGTTGAAGTGGTTGCCGATTACTTTTCACGCAAAAAAACAGATTCGCCCACAAGTGAACAAACCTTATCGTATGAAGAAATACGTCGATTTCCGGGCGGCTTTGAAGATGTTGTTCGAGCAATTTCAACCTTGCCCGGCGTCGCTCAAGTTCAGAATGGGCGAAATGATCTATTGGTACGCGGTGGCGCACCCTCGGAAAACCTCTTTTTGATTGATGGTGTTGAATCGCCAAACATCAATCACTTTGGAACTCAGGGCGCAGGGGGAGGGCCGCTTTCCTTTGTCAATCTTGATTTTGTTCGAGATGTCAGTTTTTCTACGGGCGGTTTTGGCACCAAGTATGGTGATAAAGTCTCAAGTGTACTTACCTTAGATCTTCGGAATGGCCGCGATGACCGGCTTGGCGGGAAGCTCAATCTCTCTGCTTCACAATTTGGAGCGAATATTGAAGGACCTCTTTCACAAAACGGACAGTTCCTTTTCTCTGCTCGACGAAGTTATTTAGACCTCATTTTCAAAGCAGCAGGATTCGCATTTGTCCCAGAGTATTATGATTTTTTAGGAAAATTCAACTTCAATTTAGGCGATGGCAATGAGATTTCCGGGGTTGGAATCGGGGTGATCAATAATGTCCGTCAGTTTACCGATACCGAAGAGCAGCGCTTCGATAATGCCACGCTGCTTGACAATACACAATATCAAATCGTTGCGGGTGTTACTTGGAAAAAACTTTTCAAGGGAGGTTATGTTTCCACAACACTCGGACGCACAAGAATTGATTACCGTTTCCGTCAGCGCGATTCTCTCTTAGTGACATTCTTTCAGAATAATTCAATTGAAGATGAGTTCAATCTTCGTTCAGATGCGTTTATCACCCTTGGCGAAAAGACCGAGCTCTCATTTGGTTTCCAAGCAAAAACGATCGGTTTTGATGCGGATATTCAACTAAACCCAACGGCAAACTCAGCGCCATTTGCACCGCTTGCTTTGACAAAATCAGATCGGTTCTTTAAAGGAGCGCTCTATGCACAAATCGGTGAATCGCTCGGAGATTTTCGGTTTACACTTGGCGCACGTGCTGATTATTTCAGTCCTATTCAAACCAAGCTATATCCCTCATTGCGTTCATCTGTTTCTTACAGGCTTTTTGAAAAATCAACCCTAAGTGTAAGTGGCGGGCGATATTTTCAATCACCCTCTTACATTTGGTTGGTCGCAAATTCCGAGAACCTCAACCTAAAAAGCATTCAAACCGATGTAGGGATTGTTGGTTTTGAACAAATTGTTGGCGCAGATTGGAAATTTAGTGTTGAAGGGTATTTCAAAAATTATAGTAATTACCCCACAAATACACGACTTCGATTTTTAACATTAGCCAATACCGGAGCCGGTTTTGGCGGCTCTGAAGAAGGATTTACATCATTTGGTTTAGATCGTTTAACAAGCGAAGGAAATGGCCGCGCTTATGGATTTGAAGTATTCGCACAGAAAAAACTTTCTGAAACACGGTTTTATGGTATTGCCTCTTTCTCTGTAAACTGGGCGAGATTTACAGCACTCGACGGGGTTGAACGCGCAGGAAATTTTGATCAACGCTTGCTTTTTAATCTCTCGGGAGGTTACAAAATTGATGAAGACTGGGAAGTAGGCACAAGGTTTCGTTTTGCAACAGGGCGGCCCTTTACCGAAGTTGGTGCAGACGGAGATGCCACTTACGGTTTTCGCCGAACCAACATTGACCCAATGTTCTTTAATGCCGGCCGGCTTCCCTCAAGCTATGCCCTTGATATTCGGGTTGATAAACGGTGGCAATTTACAGATTGGACACTCATTACTTACATCGACATTCAAAATATTACCAACCAAAAAAATGCCGATCAGCCTCGATGGGATGTTCGCAATAATCAGATTCTTGACGACAGTCCACTCGGACTTCTACCAACCATTGGCATCAATGCAGAATTCTAA
- a CDS encoding TetR/AcrR family transcriptional regulator, translating into MTELTDSKQKIIKAAEPLFMLRGYKGLGMSELASLSGMKQASLYYHFPKGKEELFVAVVQSAIHRHHLGMITALESSETLESQLMAVAEWFFREPPFDILAMFRNDFHHLSTENQRAINKQIYLIHSPVANCIRMHFEKGELNVCNFDNLAGILLSTIQALRESYRFTNSTPQSLFQDFLNTLLVGLRK; encoded by the coding sequence ATGACAGAACTAACCGATTCTAAACAAAAAATCATAAAGGCGGCTGAACCCCTTTTTATGTTAAGAGGCTATAAAGGTCTCGGAATGAGCGAACTCGCTTCGCTATCAGGCATGAAGCAAGCCTCGCTTTATTACCATTTTCCTAAAGGGAAAGAAGAATTGTTTGTTGCAGTTGTTCAATCTGCCATTCACAGGCATCACTTAGGAATGATTACTGCACTCGAATCCTCCGAAACATTAGAATCCCAATTAATGGCCGTTGCTGAATGGTTTTTCAGAGAACCCCCATTCGATATACTTGCAATGTTTCGAAACGATTTTCACCATCTTTCAACGGAAAATCAACGGGCTATCAACAAACAGATTTACCTAATTCACTCCCCAGTAGCCAATTGCATCCGCATGCATTTTGAAAAAGGAGAACTCAATGTTTGCAATTTTGATAATCTTGCTGGGATCTTGCTTTCAACAATTCAGGCGTTAAGGGAATCCTACCGATTTACAAATTCCACGCCTCAATCTTTATTTCAAGATTTTTTGAACACCCTTCTTGTTGGTTTACGAAAATAA
- a CDS encoding tetratricopeptide repeat protein, with translation MHVQINRNTVVEMKDRISELEHRLKDAEGTFSDIEKIDILNELAWEYRNVKPQYALELSKETLRLSNFFNYQRGLAYAMRSLATSMHSLGQYDEALEKSSEAANLLEMIEDYEGQGEALNVMGNAFLNLGQYADALEIYSRVILLFQQLGKIDGEARALNNIGVVYGDLGDYSNAIDYHFKSLELSRKCEDSYLESVSFLNLGYTNKLLGDYNTALTHYLKSLELKEKVGDKIGIASVLNGLADIYSALGNYQPAIETYLKALKISEEYENKTGIASAISGLGETHLKSGEMEKAVYYFTHAVEITTKLGDLILRTNALLGLGRLLLSQERFDEALAQFNAAEALSEKTQSLDSIMRISQNLAECYEKKRDYEKALRYFRKFHNAEKETFTQESRQKVKMQSISFQLEQSQRNSEFERSRNEELQNAYRELHTLHETLEAADKLKAQLVQQLEKQAREDGLTNLYNRRHLDLLLTQEFSRTNRHNRNLTLAICDIDHFKKINDRFSHQIGDEVIRTVASIFKETCRAGDLVGRYGGEEFVIIFPETPPDKAAVACEKIRVAIESYEWRKIHPELKVTISVGLCGDTTVPNHEKMLSIADAKLYQAKNSGRNQVIP, from the coding sequence ATGCACGTACAAATCAATCGAAACACAGTGGTTGAAATGAAAGACCGCATCTCGGAACTTGAGCATCGCCTGAAAGATGCAGAAGGCACTTTTAGCGATATTGAGAAAATTGATATTCTAAACGAACTTGCTTGGGAATATAGGAATGTAAAACCTCAATATGCCCTCGAACTTAGCAAAGAAACACTCCGACTTTCAAATTTTTTTAATTATCAAAGAGGGCTCGCCTATGCGATGAGAAGCCTCGCGACAAGCATGCACTCGTTAGGTCAGTACGACGAAGCCCTCGAAAAATCCTCCGAAGCAGCCAATCTTCTTGAAATGATTGAAGACTATGAAGGCCAAGGAGAGGCGCTGAATGTGATGGGGAATGCTTTTCTCAATCTTGGTCAATATGCAGATGCTTTGGAAATTTACTCCCGTGTCATTTTACTTTTCCAACAACTGGGCAAAATTGATGGAGAAGCAAGAGCACTCAATAACATTGGCGTTGTGTATGGAGATTTAGGTGATTATTCGAATGCTATCGATTATCACTTTAAATCGCTCGAACTTTCGCGTAAATGTGAAGATTCCTATCTAGAATCCGTTTCATTTCTAAACCTTGGTTACACCAATAAACTGCTTGGAGACTATAATACGGCTCTCACGCACTATCTGAAAAGTCTTGAACTAAAGGAAAAAGTTGGCGATAAAATTGGAATCGCAAGTGTCTTAAACGGGCTCGCAGATATTTACAGTGCTTTAGGGAACTATCAACCCGCAATCGAAACCTATTTGAAGGCTCTGAAGATTTCAGAAGAGTATGAAAATAAAACCGGCATTGCTTCAGCGATTTCAGGATTAGGGGAAACTCACCTCAAATCCGGAGAAATGGAGAAAGCGGTTTATTACTTCACCCACGCTGTTGAAATTACAACCAAGCTTGGCGATCTCATCTTAAGAACAAATGCCCTTTTAGGACTTGGAAGGCTCTTACTCAGTCAAGAGCGATTTGACGAAGCACTGGCGCAATTCAATGCAGCTGAAGCCTTATCTGAAAAAACCCAATCGCTTGATAGTATCATGCGCATCAGTCAAAACCTTGCAGAATGCTATGAAAAGAAACGAGATTATGAAAAAGCTTTGCGATACTTCAGAAAATTTCACAATGCTGAAAAGGAAACATTCACTCAGGAAAGTCGCCAAAAAGTGAAAATGCAAAGCATTAGTTTTCAATTGGAGCAAAGCCAGAGAAACTCAGAATTTGAACGTAGCCGAAATGAAGAACTCCAAAACGCGTATCGAGAGTTACATACCCTTCATGAAACGCTAGAGGCGGCAGATAAATTAAAAGCGCAATTGGTACAACAGCTCGAAAAGCAGGCTCGTGAAGATGGGCTCACCAATCTCTACAATCGCCGTCATCTTGATTTGTTGCTCACCCAAGAATTTTCTCGCACGAATCGGCATAATCGAAATTTGACTTTAGCCATTTGTGATATTGACCACTTTAAGAAAATCAATGATCGGTTCTCACATCAAATTGGCGATGAAGTAATTCGAACGGTCGCTTCAATCTTTAAGGAAACTTGCCGTGCCGGCGATCTAGTTGGGCGATATGGAGGGGAAGAATTTGTCATTATTTTCCCTGAAACCCCACCAGATAAGGCGGCGGTCGCCTGTGAAAAAATTCGTGTTGCAATCGAAAGCTATGAATGGCGTAAAATCCATCCCGAACTTAAGGTAACAATCAGTGTTGGACTTTGCGGAGATACAACGGTTCCTAATCATGAGAAAATGCTATCGATTGCTGATGCAAAACTATATCAAGCAAAAAACTCAGGTCGAAACCAAGTCATTCCCTGA
- a CDS encoding ferrochelatase: protein MSKTNVILVAHGEGETIHPREHFRLTKRIFHHAEKLVAIPKALQTLIAGVGSIALSAKWALSGYRSPHNKESRHLCESLILAWNKNASIEQVDFKLAYSSTPPYFEDVLSKISEDENIIVVSLTPVNSDFSCGILCEELFKKFSKSELLKFPSRAHTIGNLWNRDELLEVYLQHILDHRAGVSTQFKSGLIIALHGTVVRDSKGKIPSFNTGLNETLEFADRMKKRFAKESALGFNRIEEAYLNHNVGGEWTVPTLKDTIRTMKLQGIEEVVFFAGGYFSDNSETDHASLAQLKKAGFKKIHSLPCINSNERFVIFLKNEIEKALSCMNRWKNLSLPLIHEASMIRPS from the coding sequence ATGTCTAAAACCAATGTAATTCTTGTCGCTCACGGAGAAGGTGAAACTATACACCCACGCGAGCATTTTAGACTAACAAAACGCATTTTTCATCATGCTGAAAAGTTGGTTGCAATACCAAAAGCTCTTCAAACGCTGATTGCGGGAGTCGGCTCTATTGCTTTAAGTGCCAAATGGGCTTTATCAGGATATCGCTCGCCCCACAATAAAGAAAGTCGCCATCTTTGTGAATCCTTAATATTGGCGTGGAATAAAAACGCTTCAATTGAACAAGTTGATTTCAAATTGGCTTATTCCTCAACTCCCCCTTATTTCGAAGATGTACTTTCAAAAATTTCAGAAGACGAGAATATCATTGTTGTTTCTTTAACCCCAGTAAACTCCGATTTTTCGTGCGGTATTCTTTGTGAAGAACTTTTCAAGAAGTTTTCAAAAAGCGAGTTGTTAAAATTCCCTTCAAGAGCTCACACAATTGGAAATTTGTGGAATCGAGATGAACTTCTTGAGGTTTATTTGCAACATATCCTTGACCACCGAGCCGGAGTTTCAACACAATTCAAAAGCGGATTAATTATAGCACTTCACGGAACCGTAGTTCGAGATTCAAAGGGAAAAATTCCTTCATTTAATACAGGTCTTAATGAAACACTTGAATTTGCAGACCGAATGAAAAAGCGATTTGCAAAAGAATCCGCACTTGGTTTCAATCGAATTGAAGAGGCCTACTTAAATCATAATGTTGGCGGTGAATGGACAGTTCCAACCCTGAAGGATACTATTCGCACTATGAAGCTTCAAGGCATTGAGGAAGTGGTATTTTTTGCGGGAGGTTACTTTTCAGATAACAGTGAAACAGATCATGCGAGCTTGGCTCAATTGAAAAAAGCAGGCTTTAAAAAAATTCATTCCTTGCCTTGCATCAATTCAAATGAACGCTTTGTAATATTCTTAAAAAATGAAATTGAAAAGGCTTTGAGCTGTATGAATCGATGGAAAAATCTTTCGCTCCCGCTGATTCACGAAGCTTCAATGATTAGACCATCGTAA
- a CDS encoding MBL fold metallo-hydrolase encodes MKITFLGTGTSQGIPVPLCSCSVCNSTNPKDNRLRASVYLESQDLSILIDTSIDFRAQMLRYKIPKIDAVLQTHHHFDHLFGLDDIRAFTQKQKTAIDFYTSPQCEPEVRSRFGYAFEEGNLKFGLPQLTMRIVKEPFEIKKNSSSVKVVPIEIGHGKIDIYGFRINDFAYMTDCKSIPETSFKKLENLEILVLDCLRYEPHPTHLSLNESLNYIRIIKPKKTYLTHFNHDIAHEKLSSELKDFDFSVEPAYDGLIIEAS; translated from the coding sequence ATGAAAATTACTTTCTTGGGAACAGGTACTTCCCAAGGGATACCAGTACCGCTTTGCTCCTGTTCAGTTTGCAATTCAACCAACCCGAAAGATAACCGCCTTCGAGCATCCGTCTATCTTGAATCTCAAGACTTATCAATTTTAATTGATACTTCCATCGATTTCCGCGCCCAGATGCTTCGTTATAAAATTCCTAAAATTGATGCGGTGCTTCAAACACATCATCACTTCGACCATCTCTTTGGACTTGATGATATTCGAGCGTTTACGCAAAAGCAAAAAACAGCAATCGATTTTTATACATCGCCCCAATGCGAGCCGGAAGTTAGAAGCCGTTTTGGATATGCGTTTGAAGAGGGAAATCTAAAGTTCGGATTACCTCAATTAACAATGCGTATTGTTAAAGAGCCGTTTGAAATCAAAAAGAATTCGAGTTCTGTAAAGGTAGTTCCAATCGAGATTGGTCACGGTAAAATTGATATTTACGGATTTAGGATCAATGATTTTGCTTACATGACCGACTGTAAATCGATCCCGGAAACCTCGTTCAAGAAATTGGAAAACTTAGAAATTTTGGTTCTGGATTGCCTTCGATATGAACCACACCCCACTCATCTTTCTCTCAATGAATCATTGAATTACATTCGGATAATCAAGCCTAAGAAAACTTACCTAACCCATTTCAATCATGATATTGCTCACGAGAAACTTTCTTCGGAGTTGAAGGATTTTGACTTTTCAGTTGAACCCGCTTACGATGGTCTAATCATTGAAGCTTCGTGA
- a CDS encoding SDR family NAD(P)-dependent oxidoreductase, which produces MFHRLKGKTIFISGASAGIGEAAARQFAAAGASVFLGSRRTDRLETLCKELLDSYHISASYSYLDVQSETGCQEFIDKGLAEFGHCDILINNAGLARGRDFAADLKEEDMREMFETNVYGLIRLTKMALKPMLHRGSGHIINLGSVAGYMSYAGGSVYCATKFGVRAFSESLRYELLGKNIRVSCVSPGLVETEFSVVRFKGDESKAKEVYKNMTPLTAEDIAECLTFVASRPAHVDIDDLIIRPTEQAGLTVHRNV; this is translated from the coding sequence ATGTTTCATCGCTTAAAAGGAAAAACAATTTTCATTTCCGGTGCCAGTGCAGGAATCGGAGAAGCCGCCGCGAGACAATTTGCCGCCGCCGGTGCTTCTGTGTTCTTAGGTTCAAGACGAACGGATCGATTGGAAACTTTGTGCAAAGAACTCCTTGATTCTTATCACATTTCAGCCAGTTATTCCTATTTGGATGTTCAGAGTGAAACTGGTTGCCAAGAATTCATCGATAAGGGACTTGCGGAATTTGGTCATTGCGATATCCTCATTAATAATGCGGGGCTCGCGCGTGGCCGAGATTTTGCTGCCGATTTAAAGGAAGAGGATATGCGCGAAATGTTTGAAACCAATGTCTATGGACTTATCCGACTTACGAAAATGGCATTAAAACCAATGCTTCATCGAGGCAGTGGACATATCATTAACTTAGGAAGTGTCGCGGGTTATATGTCTTATGCTGGCGGGAGTGTTTATTGCGCAACGAAATTCGGTGTGCGCGCTTTTTCTGAATCACTGCGTTATGAGCTTTTAGGAAAGAATATCCGTGTTAGTTGTGTTTCACCGGGATTGGTTGAAACTGAATTCAGTGTTGTTCGCTTTAAGGGAGACGAATCAAAAGCGAAAGAAGTTTACAAAAACATGACCCCGCTTACTGCCGAAGACATTGCTGAATGTTTAACATTTGTTGCTTCACGGCCGGCTCATGTTGACATTGATGATTTAATTATTCGCCCTACCGAACAAGCAGGATTAACGGTTCACAGAAATGTTTGA
- a CDS encoding J domain-containing protein: MACSKVWIRDDKILVTTEGYLLIYFKSKVILFEDHLRSCLVMHSSYNNLNEERFKNYYEVLRIRPADSPELIRAAYIAQIKEWHPDKFQNSDPETRCVAIERSKLINEAKRNLLDPESKRLYDATFEARFPRRWEKLVSKSRPKQRQVTVEELIERGIPINPTVASSAQNADPTKFQWLNFSTRVNPRTKRVVFNLNHFLERNPECEVRLRYHVDEEWTSFTKLRVHTYQYKGSVGLAEMQARYVSPKGKIFYSKIIPKTIILGEYHESMREKEKIQLHYRKIRQRLAMKLILAILGSSLISELSDSIGIFISL, from the coding sequence ATGGCGTGTTCCAAAGTTTGGATTCGTGATGATAAAATTTTAGTAACGACTGAAGGATATTTATTAATTTATTTTAAATCTAAAGTCATTCTATTCGAAGACCATCTTAGAAGTTGTTTAGTAATGCATTCCTCTTACAATAATCTGAACGAAGAACGTTTCAAAAATTATTATGAAGTGCTGCGAATTCGGCCGGCGGATTCTCCGGAACTTATTCGTGCAGCGTACATTGCACAAATCAAGGAGTGGCACCCAGATAAATTTCAAAACAGTGACCCAGAAACGCGATGCGTCGCTATTGAGCGTTCAAAGTTAATTAATGAAGCCAAGCGAAATCTTCTTGACCCAGAGTCAAAACGACTTTACGATGCCACTTTTGAAGCGAGATTTCCAAGAAGGTGGGAGAAGTTAGTTTCTAAATCAAGACCGAAACAGCGTCAAGTCACCGTTGAAGAGTTGATTGAAAGAGGAATTCCAATCAACCCAACTGTAGCATCTTCTGCTCAAAATGCCGACCCTACCAAATTTCAATGGTTGAATTTTTCCACACGGGTCAATCCTCGAACCAAACGCGTGGTTTTCAATCTAAATCATTTTTTAGAGCGAAATCCGGAGTGTGAAGTCCGTTTGCGATATCATGTTGATGAAGAATGGACAAGCTTCACAAAGCTAAGGGTTCATACATATCAATACAAAGGCTCGGTTGGTCTCGCAGAAATGCAAGCGAGGTATGTCAGTCCAAAAGGTAAAATCTTTTACTCAAAGATTATTCCAAAAACAATCATTTTGGGAGAATATCACGAGTCAATGAGAGAGAAGGAGAAAATTCAATTGCATTATCGAAAAATAAGGCAAAGGCTAGCGATGAAATTGATTTTAGCCATTTTAGGTTCATCTCTCATTAGTGAACTCTCTGATTCCATCGGTATTTTTATTTCCTTGTAA
- a CDS encoding multidrug efflux SMR transporter, with the protein MNASWVYLVVAGIFEVAWAIGMKYSEGFTKFWISGVTVVLMILSFYFLAKALETIPLGTAYGVWTGIGAVGTAIAGMILFGESREVLRLLCILLVISGIVGLKLLSTD; encoded by the coding sequence ATGAATGCATCTTGGGTTTACTTAGTGGTTGCGGGTATTTTTGAAGTCGCGTGGGCAATTGGAATGAAGTATTCCGAGGGATTTACAAAATTTTGGATTTCAGGAGTGACCGTTGTGCTAATGATTTTGAGTTTTTATTTCCTTGCCAAAGCACTTGAAACAATTCCTTTGGGAACCGCCTATGGGGTATGGACGGGAATTGGAGCGGTCGGAACAGCGATTGCAGGAATGATTCTCTTTGGAGAATCACGTGAAGTGCTACGGCTTCTCTGCATTCTCCTCGTCATATCAGGAATTGTTGGATTGAAGCTTTTAAGTACTGATTAA
- a CDS encoding regulatory protein RecX produces MPFQPHRINHFENIPEKEGYLISSVEAQKKIPNRISIFLDGQFAFSLSIDLTFELGLRKGRRISHNELKLFQSRCEADETKAKAYALLSRRPHSRRELMQKLRLKGFPADVIDEVISEFSKKQLLLDEEVAEQWVESKLRSKNIGPSKIKAFLYKKGITKEIIEKTLNDKDLQEDEKCFKAAKAKWKSMKETDRKKKEIKLGRFLQGQGFSWDSVRKAIKAVNEPS; encoded by the coding sequence ATGCCATTTCAACCTCATCGAATCAATCACTTTGAAAACATCCCTGAAAAGGAAGGCTACCTTATCTCTTCTGTAGAAGCTCAAAAGAAAATCCCAAATCGGATTTCTATTTTTCTTGACGGACAGTTTGCTTTTTCTCTAAGTATTGACTTGACTTTTGAGTTAGGGTTACGAAAGGGGAGAAGAATTTCTCATAATGAATTGAAATTATTCCAATCGCGATGCGAAGCTGATGAAACCAAGGCAAAGGCTTACGCCTTGCTATCGCGAAGGCCACACAGCCGCCGCGAACTCATGCAAAAGCTAAGATTGAAAGGCTTTCCCGCTGATGTGATTGATGAAGTCATTTCTGAATTTTCAAAAAAGCAATTATTGCTTGATGAGGAAGTTGCTGAACAATGGGTTGAGTCAAAACTTAGGAGTAAGAATATCGGACCATCAAAAATAAAAGCATTTTTGTATAAAAAAGGGATTACGAAAGAAATTATCGAGAAAACCCTAAATGATAAAGATTTGCAAGAGGATGAAAAATGCTTCAAAGCAGCAAAGGCAAAGTGGAAATCAATGAAAGAAACTGACCGGAAAAAAAAGGAAATCAAACTTGGTCGGTTTCTTCAAGGTCAAGGATTCTCTTGGGATTCCGTTCGGAAAGCGATTAAAGCGGTAAATGAACCATCATAA
- the bcp gene encoding thioredoxin-dependent thiol peroxidase, producing MSLLTLGSVAPDFTVKDQEGNTVSLASQKGKKVVLYFYPKDDTPGCTKEACSFRDNFPQFQKLGVTVFGVSVDDEKKHKKFIEKYQLPFTLLADTDKKIVESYKVWGKKKFMGKEYMGINRVTYIIDETGKISHVFDKVKPEGHAEQILAAIQ from the coding sequence ATGTCATTACTCACTCTCGGCTCAGTTGCACCTGATTTTACCGTTAAAGACCAAGAAGGAAACACTGTAAGCCTCGCTTCCCAAAAAGGGAAAAAAGTTGTTCTTTATTTTTACCCTAAAGATGATACACCGGGTTGTACGAAAGAAGCTTGTTCATTTCGAGATAACTTTCCTCAGTTTCAAAAGCTTGGGGTTACGGTTTTCGGAGTAAGTGTTGATGATGAAAAAAAACACAAAAAATTTATCGAAAAGTATCAACTTCCTTTTACGCTTCTTGCGGATACCGATAAGAAAATCGTCGAAAGTTATAAGGTTTGGGGAAAGAAGAAATTTATGGGAAAAGAATATATGGGCATAAACCGTGTTACCTATATCATCGACGAAACAGGGAAAATTTCTCATGTGTTTGATAAGGTTAAACCTGAAGGTCATGCTGAGCAGATACTTGCTGCAATTCAATAA